One stretch of Bradyrhizobium canariense DNA includes these proteins:
- a CDS encoding DUF3551 domain-containing protein, producing MQRFVQVFMILASFVALVSTAQPAAAGKYCLQGSQWGFPGNCQFHSRRQCMATASGTNSTCGINPRYAHARK from the coding sequence ATGCAACGTTTTGTTCAAGTCTTCATGATCCTGGCTTCGTTCGTAGCCCTGGTATCCACCGCTCAGCCGGCGGCTGCGGGAAAGTACTGTCTGCAGGGAAGCCAATGGGGTTTTCCCGGCAACTGCCAGTTCCACTCGCGCCGGCAGTGTATGGCGACTGCGTCAGGGACTAATTCCACCTGCGGCATCAACCCGAGATATGCCCACGCTCGGAAGTGA
- a CDS encoding ABC transporter substrate-binding protein, whose amino-acid sequence MRVLGRTLFAIVAALTSLSAISDRPREQGVTDTEIRVGNLMPYTGALAAFGAIGKAEAAYFARINEHGGINGRKVRFISYDDHSDPSAALDLTRGLVERDDVLLMFGSFGTPGNIAVRKFLDERQIPQLFVASGDEEWSNPKAFHWAMGWQPSFRSEGRIYANYIQALYPNRKIVVLWQNDQFGRDLFRGLEEGLGDLTRMIIVDVAYGISDEHLDTHVSILRRSGADIFVFAGVPTNAARVIRIAADLNWHPVFILNDMAASIATALRPAGVENSVGVISASFLKDVNDPAWKDDPAIKDWPSFIERYYPDGDKDDSAALYGYAAAETLIQVLKQCGDDLSRENVMRQAAGLNEYQGSVLLPGITISTRLGDFRPIKQVRLVQFDGRTWQPIGDVLESAFPEFK is encoded by the coding sequence ATGCGCGTGTTAGGCCGAACGTTATTCGCAATCGTGGCTGCCCTGACCTCCTTGAGCGCGATCTCTGACCGACCTCGTGAGCAAGGTGTGACCGATACCGAAATCCGTGTTGGCAACCTTATGCCTTATACGGGAGCATTGGCCGCCTTCGGCGCAATCGGAAAAGCCGAAGCTGCGTATTTCGCCAGGATCAACGAACACGGCGGAATCAATGGTCGCAAGGTGCGTTTCATTTCCTACGACGATCACTCCGATCCGTCTGCGGCGCTCGATCTGACGCGCGGGCTTGTTGAGCGAGACGACGTATTGCTAATGTTTGGGTCGTTCGGGACGCCCGGCAATATCGCCGTCCGAAAATTCCTCGACGAAAGACAGATTCCTCAGCTCTTCGTTGCTTCCGGCGACGAGGAATGGAGCAATCCAAAGGCGTTTCACTGGGCCATGGGTTGGCAGCCATCGTTTCGATCGGAGGGGCGCATCTATGCCAATTACATTCAGGCGCTCTATCCCAACCGCAAGATCGTGGTCCTCTGGCAAAACGATCAATTCGGTCGCGATCTGTTCAGAGGATTGGAAGAAGGACTCGGCGACCTCACCCGGATGATCATCGTCGATGTTGCGTACGGGATTTCAGATGAGCATCTCGATACGCACGTCTCCATCCTGAGGCGATCAGGCGCTGATATCTTTGTTTTTGCCGGTGTGCCCACCAACGCGGCCCGGGTGATCCGAATAGCGGCTGATCTCAATTGGCATCCGGTCTTTATTCTGAACGATATGGCCGCTTCAATTGCCACTGCGCTGAGACCGGCCGGGGTGGAGAATTCCGTGGGCGTGATCTCAGCCTCGTTCTTAAAAGATGTGAACGATCCGGCGTGGAAGGATGATCCGGCGATCAAGGACTGGCCATCGTTTATCGAAAGATACTATCCGGACGGTGACAAGGACGACAGCGCTGCTCTTTACGGCTACGCGGCCGCAGAGACGCTTATCCAGGTGCTGAAGCAGTGCGGCGACGACCTTTCCCGGGAGAACGTCATGCGGCAGGCAGCAGGGCTCAACGAATACCAGGGATCCGTATTGTTGCCGGGCATCACGATTAGCACAAGACTCGGAGATTTCCGGCCGATCAAGCAGGTGCGGCTGGTTCAGTTCGATGGCCGTACATGGCAGCCAATCGGCGATGTGCTCGAAAGTGCGTTTCCCGAATTCAAGTAG
- a CDS encoding GlsB/YeaQ/YmgE family stress response membrane protein → MLVSLIVWLVVGAIAGWIAGQIMTGYGFGLIGNIVVGIVGAIIAGYLLPMIGFVLVGGILAAIVNAVIGAVILLAIIGFFKR, encoded by the coding sequence ATGCTTGTATCTCTTATCGTCTGGCTGGTCGTCGGTGCGATTGCCGGTTGGATTGCAGGCCAGATTATGACGGGCTATGGCTTCGGGCTCATCGGCAATATCGTGGTCGGCATCGTCGGCGCAATCATTGCAGGCTATCTTTTACCGATGATTGGCTTTGTTTTGGTCGGCGGCATCTTGGCGGCAATAGTCAACGCGGTCATCGGCGCTGTGATCCTGTTGGCGATCATCGGATTTTTTAAAAGATAA
- a CDS encoding DUF3551 domain-containing protein, translating to MRRIIATSLVGVGLAMIVAVPARAISSTRYPYCLQGRSSPGLSNCNFASWAECRVMASGRRLNCVANPFYRGHHR from the coding sequence ATGCGCCGCATAATCGCGACTTCGTTAGTCGGCGTCGGTTTGGCAATGATTGTTGCCGTACCAGCCCGCGCGATCAGCAGCACCCGCTATCCATACTGCTTGCAGGGGAGAAGTTCTCCGGGCTTGAGCAATTGCAACTTCGCTAGCTGGGCGGAGTGTCGGGTCATGGCCTCGGGTAGGCGTCTGAATTGTGTTGCGAACCCGTTCTATAGGGGACACCATCGCTAA
- a CDS encoding septal ring lytic transglycosylase RlpA family protein gives MYRTALTIAFFLLAASACESESGLASYYSGRGHSGEMTCVHRTRPFGSIVTVTGAGGSIRCRINDRGPFIRGRVIDVSMSAARALGMMRSGVIRVSVE, from the coding sequence GTGTATCGAACCGCGTTGACGATTGCCTTTTTTCTCCTAGCGGCTTCCGCATGCGAATCCGAGTCCGGTCTCGCCTCGTATTACAGTGGTCGGGGTCACAGCGGCGAAATGACCTGCGTTCATCGCACCAGACCATTCGGAAGCATCGTAACGGTGACAGGCGCTGGCGGTTCAATAAGATGCCGGATCAATGATCGAGGTCCCTTCATTCGGGGGCGCGTCATCGACGTATCGATGAGCGCGGCTCGCGCGCTCGGCATGATGAGGTCGGGCGTCATTCGCGTTTCGGTGGAATAG
- a CDS encoding sterol desaturase family protein, which translates to MTAIVYFGEMLAASLLAIGLLAISQLRISFDAVLFAGGVVALTFAEYIVHRFVLHGFAPTEHRLHHANPDDAVLTIFWQIWICFGLVYLIAGGAFVAGALTAYAWYLFVHHCAHHGPNKLPLPLVKHHKIHHRFASRNYGVSTTLWDYVFGTMLR; encoded by the coding sequence ATGACCGCAATTGTCTATTTCGGCGAAATGCTGGCAGCGTCCTTGCTCGCAATCGGCCTGCTGGCAATTTCGCAGCTCAGAATCAGTTTCGACGCCGTGCTTTTCGCCGGTGGTGTCGTTGCGTTGACCTTCGCGGAATATATCGTGCATCGCTTTGTGCTGCATGGTTTCGCGCCGACCGAACATCGGCTACATCATGCCAACCCCGACGATGCGGTCCTTACAATTTTTTGGCAAATTTGGATTTGTTTCGGATTGGTCTATTTGATCGCAGGCGGTGCTTTCGTTGCGGGCGCACTAACTGCTTATGCTTGGTATTTATTCGTGCACCATTGCGCGCATCACGGCCCCAATAAATTGCCGTTACCGCTGGTCAAGCATCATAAAATCCACCATAGATTTGCATCACGCAACTATGGCGTCAGCACCACACTTTGGGACTACGTGTTCGGGACGATGCTGCGCTGA
- a CDS encoding DUF4118 domain-containing protein: MHKSTDYLLRLKPWSLQAFVVALMALAVAATVQEMLAALGTTLYFGTFFPAILVASFVAGAPAGAAATALTILIVWWAFMPPQFELNPLANADYDRFLFFLLPTLLTVWLAHIYREALAMLRKRSS, from the coding sequence ATGCATAAAAGTACAGATTACCTTCTCAGGCTGAAGCCGTGGTCGTTACAGGCGTTTGTGGTGGCTTTGATGGCGCTAGCTGTTGCCGCAACCGTGCAGGAGATGCTAGCTGCGCTGGGGACGACGCTGTATTTCGGGACTTTCTTTCCCGCGATTTTGGTGGCCAGCTTTGTGGCGGGTGCTCCCGCGGGCGCAGCTGCGACCGCTCTCACAATTCTCATTGTCTGGTGGGCGTTCATGCCGCCGCAATTCGAGCTCAACCCTCTTGCCAACGCGGATTACGACAGGTTCCTGTTCTTCTTGCTCCCAACGTTATTGACCGTGTGGCTTGCACATATCTATCGGGAAGCTCTCGCAATGTTGCGAAAGCGAAGCAGCTAA
- a CDS encoding helix-turn-helix domain-containing protein, protein MKKRLSPKNTSNGDAYLGARIRELRLEVGMSQEQLGKVLGVSFQQIQKYENGSNRVSAVRLYEICRILDVPIASMFEGIPHGPPRSKKKGRAANTR, encoded by the coding sequence ATGAAAAAAAGATTGTCCCCCAAGAACACAAGCAACGGTGACGCGTATCTCGGCGCCCGGATACGCGAGCTTCGGCTCGAGGTAGGCATGAGCCAAGAACAGCTCGGCAAGGTGCTGGGTGTCTCGTTCCAGCAAATTCAGAAATATGAAAACGGATCGAATCGCGTGAGCGCGGTGCGGCTTTACGAAATCTGCCGGATACTCGACGTGCCGATCGCCTCGATGTTCGAGGGCATCCCACATGGTCCGCCGAGATCGAAAAAGAAAGGCCGTGCGGCCAACACTCGATGA
- a CDS encoding trypsin-like serine protease, whose protein sequence is MNSPPAGHTVAILIVSLGGGRSGRMINAALVLLILVLGLVAPATAAELDDAVAAAHSGDYAPALRRLSLLAAKGDARAQFDIGFMHAYGWGVQRNPAEAITWYRKAADQGLQIAQHFLGLAYVNGEGVRPDDAEAARWFARAAAQGFAQAQFMLGLMTLDGRGVPKDLVQGYAFLVMAGQGGVRSAVRVVHKLALTEAQHGQAQQIIDDWKPKPESLLAGIASPREEELLGLDRHIGEVVDPSTWPASAIGVVAVAYFNKGGWCTGTLVAPRIVLTAAHCLLNGTELIRPGNVHFLAGMNKGRTESSSAAERFIVAKDFVPTLRDKWTLDRSPADWALIVLKDAVPARPVAVKALTGEELRAATLAGTISEIGYGEERRYSPTALRNCRADLGKDNRLLIVQCLANFGYSGSPTRRHTHL, encoded by the coding sequence ATGAACTCCCCGCCCGCCGGTCATACGGTCGCCATCTTGATCGTGTCGCTTGGCGGCGGTCGCAGTGGACGCATGATCAACGCAGCTCTCGTGCTCCTCATCCTGGTTCTCGGCCTCGTTGCTCCGGCGACGGCAGCGGAACTCGACGATGCCGTCGCCGCGGCGCACAGTGGCGATTACGCCCCTGCGCTTCGAAGGCTGTCTCTGCTTGCCGCGAAGGGCGATGCGCGCGCCCAATTCGACATCGGATTCATGCACGCCTACGGATGGGGTGTGCAGCGAAATCCTGCAGAGGCGATCACATGGTATCGCAAGGCCGCAGACCAGGGACTTCAGATCGCGCAGCACTTTCTCGGCCTCGCCTACGTGAACGGTGAAGGCGTGCGGCCCGATGATGCGGAAGCCGCGCGATGGTTCGCCCGGGCAGCAGCGCAGGGATTTGCCCAGGCTCAATTCATGCTCGGTCTGATGACTCTAGACGGCAGGGGCGTCCCAAAAGACCTGGTGCAGGGCTACGCGTTCCTGGTGATGGCTGGGCAGGGAGGCGTCCGATCGGCGGTACGCGTCGTGCACAAGCTGGCGCTGACCGAAGCGCAGCACGGGCAGGCCCAGCAGATCATCGACGATTGGAAGCCAAAGCCTGAATCACTTCTGGCCGGCATCGCTAGCCCGCGAGAGGAGGAACTGCTCGGCCTCGATCGGCATATCGGAGAGGTCGTGGATCCCTCGACCTGGCCGGCCTCGGCGATCGGCGTCGTCGCCGTTGCGTATTTCAACAAAGGCGGCTGGTGCACGGGCACGCTCGTTGCACCCCGGATCGTGCTAACCGCCGCGCACTGCCTGTTGAACGGAACCGAGCTGATCAGGCCTGGGAACGTCCACTTCCTGGCTGGCATGAACAAGGGAAGGACTGAATCGTCTTCGGCTGCAGAGCGGTTCATCGTGGCGAAGGATTTCGTTCCGACCCTGAGGGACAAGTGGACGCTGGATCGATCGCCGGCAGACTGGGCGCTAATTGTCCTGAAGGACGCCGTGCCGGCACGGCCAGTCGCCGTGAAGGCGCTGACAGGCGAGGAACTGAGGGCGGCCACGCTCGCCGGGACGATCTCCGAGATCGGCTATGGCGAAGAACGGCGCTATTCCCCGACCGCGCTGCGAAACTGCCGAGCCGATTTGGGCAAAGACAATCGGCTGCTGATAGTCCAGTGCCTGGCGAATTTCGGCTACTCGGGTTCGCCGACGCGCCGCCACACGCACCTTTAA
- a CDS encoding tyrosine-type recombinase/integrase — protein sequence MQDQLNATPTPKREPWNKGKLTGAKPPLRPKHVWSIRTKLHIEGRARDLAMFNLAIDSKLRGCDVVAIRVEDVAAGGYTADRAMVRQKKTGRPVRFELSEQTRQAVDDYIKATGKRPGELLFTGRGPGRSITTRQYARLVSEWIGSVGLDPRLFGTHSLRRTKATLIYRRTGNLRAVQLLLGHTKIESTVRYLGIEVDDALAISEQVDV from the coding sequence ATGCAGGATCAATTGAATGCCACCCCTACACCCAAGCGAGAGCCGTGGAACAAGGGAAAGCTGACCGGGGCAAAGCCACCGCTGCGACCCAAACACGTCTGGTCGATCCGGACAAAGCTCCACATCGAGGGCCGCGCTCGCGACCTCGCCATGTTCAATCTCGCAATCGACAGCAAGCTTCGTGGCTGTGATGTCGTCGCCATCAGGGTAGAGGACGTCGCAGCAGGCGGATACACGGCGGATCGCGCAATGGTCCGGCAAAAGAAAACCGGGCGACCTGTCAGATTTGAATTGAGCGAGCAAACCCGGCAGGCGGTCGATGACTATATCAAGGCCACCGGCAAACGGCCCGGCGAGCTCTTGTTCACCGGCCGTGGCCCTGGCCGTAGTATAACAACCCGCCAATATGCCCGTCTCGTTTCTGAGTGGATCGGAAGCGTCGGGCTGGACCCGAGGCTATTTGGGACGCATTCACTGCGACGCACAAAAGCGACCCTGATCTATCGACGGACGGGCAACCTGAGGGCTGTCCAGCTACTGCTCGGGCATACCAAGATCGAAAGCACGGTCCGGTATCTCGGCATTGAGGTCGATGACGCGCTGGCAATATCGGAACAGGTTGATGTCTGA
- a CDS encoding adenylate/guanylate cyclase domain-containing protein translates to MTEFTLPETRYALSGDVNIAYQTMGDGPVDLILVPGIVSHVEFMHELPGITAFLRRLSAFARVVTFDKRGQGLSDRMAGAPSLEQRMDDVRAIMDAIGSQRAILFGFSEGCAMSTLFAATYPQRVSHLVLVGGFARATDRMSDEVWQTRLEKLVKDWGSGEMMKAVAPSQIASPATVAQFAKFERLSSSPGAFKTIMLLNRQIDVTSILPSLRVPTLVLHRQADARVPAALGRKLAAEIPGAKYIEYLNGDHAFWAGDFEELLGDIEEFVTGHREGSSSDLERVLATVLFTDIVDSTRSAADMGDQRWRALLDSHDHLARQIVEKHRGSFVKSTGDGILARFDGPGRAVRCALAFSTAAQQIGLALRAGLHTGEIELRGEDIGGIAVHAAARVMAHSGSNEVLVSRVVTDLVAGAGLKFAQRGSHELKGLPGQWDLFAASV, encoded by the coding sequence ATGACCGAATTTACATTGCCCGAAACCCGTTACGCATTGAGCGGTGACGTAAATATCGCCTATCAGACGATGGGCGATGGACCCGTTGATCTCATTTTAGTGCCCGGCATCGTGTCGCACGTCGAGTTTATGCATGAGTTACCGGGCATTACGGCTTTCTTACGCCGCCTGTCGGCCTTTGCCAGGGTCGTGACCTTTGACAAGCGAGGTCAGGGATTATCCGACAGAATGGCCGGTGCTCCTTCACTCGAACAGCGGATGGACGACGTTCGCGCCATCATGGATGCGATCGGCTCGCAGCGCGCCATCCTGTTTGGGTTTTCCGAGGGCTGTGCCATGAGCACGTTGTTCGCCGCGACCTATCCTCAGAGGGTATCGCATCTTGTTCTCGTTGGCGGCTTCGCCCGCGCCACCGATCGAATGTCGGACGAGGTTTGGCAAACGCGCCTGGAAAAACTTGTGAAAGATTGGGGCTCCGGCGAAATGATGAAGGCGGTTGCTCCGAGCCAAATTGCGAGCCCAGCTACAGTTGCCCAGTTCGCCAAGTTCGAACGTCTGTCAAGCAGCCCCGGCGCTTTCAAAACGATCATGTTGCTAAACCGTCAGATCGATGTCACCTCGATCCTGCCGTCACTGCGAGTGCCCACCCTTGTACTGCATCGCCAAGCCGACGCCCGGGTGCCGGCTGCGCTTGGCCGCAAGCTGGCGGCCGAGATTCCTGGCGCGAAGTATATAGAATACCTCAACGGCGACCACGCGTTCTGGGCCGGCGATTTCGAAGAGTTGCTCGGAGACATTGAAGAATTCGTTACGGGCCATCGCGAAGGCTCTTCGAGCGATCTGGAACGCGTTCTGGCCACGGTTCTCTTCACGGACATCGTGGACTCGACGCGCAGCGCAGCCGACATGGGCGACCAGCGTTGGCGGGCGTTGCTGGATAGCCACGATCATCTTGCCCGGCAGATCGTCGAGAAACATCGCGGCTCATTCGTGAAGAGCACCGGTGACGGCATCCTGGCGAGGTTCGATGGACCCGGGCGCGCGGTTCGATGCGCTTTGGCTTTTAGTACGGCTGCCCAGCAAATCGGCTTAGCCTTGCGGGCAGGTCTTCACACCGGTGAGATCGAATTGAGAGGCGAAGACATCGGTGGCATTGCCGTGCATGCCGCTGCCAGGGTGATGGCCCATTCCGGCTCGAACGAGGTCCTGGTATCGCGGGTGGTCACCGACCTTGTCGCCGGAGCGGGTCTGAAATTTGCTCAGCGCGGATCGCACGAACTCAAAGGCCTTCCAGGCCAGTGGGACTTATTCGCCGCAAGCGTGTAA
- a CDS encoding cyclic nucleotide-binding domain-containing protein: MNWIEVAGYLASALVLATFCMKTMIPLRAAAICSNFAFIIYGFYDSVYPVLILHAILLPLNTWRAVQMLRLIRRVEIASKGDLSTDWLKPFMKEERLKAGEIIFNRGDHAERLYMVLSGNVHIEQIDFTLHPGDLFGEIGLFSADHQRTQTARALTDINLLWIGEGELAQICYQNPGIAFYFLRLTTNRLIANASRLSTSLATASTVS; encoded by the coding sequence ATGAATTGGATTGAAGTTGCGGGTTATCTTGCTTCGGCGTTGGTCTTGGCCACGTTTTGTATGAAGACGATGATCCCTTTGCGCGCCGCAGCCATTTGCAGCAATTTTGCTTTCATTATCTATGGATTTTACGACAGCGTTTACCCCGTCTTGATCTTGCACGCGATCCTGCTGCCTCTAAATACATGGCGCGCTGTCCAGATGCTGCGCCTGATAAGGCGGGTTGAGATAGCGTCAAAGGGAGACCTATCTACGGATTGGCTAAAGCCGTTTATGAAGGAAGAGCGATTAAAAGCTGGAGAAATTATTTTCAATCGCGGAGATCATGCAGAACGCCTCTACATGGTCCTATCCGGCAATGTCCATATCGAGCAGATCGATTTCACCCTGCATCCGGGCGACCTTTTTGGAGAGATCGGCTTGTTTTCGGCTGACCATCAGAGAACACAAACGGCCCGCGCACTGACAGACATTAATCTCCTTTGGATAGGCGAAGGCGAGCTGGCGCAAATCTGCTATCAGAACCCTGGAATCGCGTTTTACTTCTTGCGGCTGACCACCAACCGTTTGATTGCCAATGCATCACGCCTCTCGACAAGCCTAGCCACTGCGTCAACGGTTTCTTGA
- a CDS encoding transposase — translation MMGRLKSDQGQLFYEFHLSDAIPEDHLVRKIDAALDLSWLRNELAPHYSSMGRPSIDPELMIRMLVVGYVFAIRSERLICREVQVNLAYRWFCKLGIEDAVPDHSAFSRARNERFREGDVFRRMFERVVEACIAAGLVGGKAFAVDASLIQADANKQRSIAGGDWRRDRDPARCSRAVKEYLATLDDTAWGAASDVVPKFISPSDPAAQWTGAHKGPAFFAYSDNYLIDVKFGVIVDVEASRSIRQAEVGAARTMIERTEERFGLKPERLVGDTAYGAAPMLNWLVEEKGIAPHIPVFDKSKRDDGTFSRSDFQYDPTRDVYHCPAGKTLTTTGTLVNDGTTLLYLARKHDCDGCELKARCCPKNPFRKIPRDRHEAARDVARALAGTDGFDRSRRERKKIEMRFAHLKRILRLGRLRLRGPQGAQDEFVLAAIAQNLRRLAALVARPPPAQALCIA, via the coding sequence ATGATGGGCCGTCTGAAGAGTGACCAAGGTCAACTGTTTTACGAGTTTCATCTCAGCGACGCGATTCCCGAAGATCACCTGGTGAGGAAGATCGATGCTGCTCTCGATCTTTCCTGGCTTCGCAATGAACTTGCACCTCATTATTCGTCCATGGGTCGCCCGTCGATCGATCCGGAACTGATGATCCGGATGCTGGTCGTTGGGTATGTCTTTGCGATCCGCTCGGAGCGGCTGATCTGTCGTGAAGTACAGGTGAACCTCGCCTATCGCTGGTTTTGCAAACTCGGGATCGAGGATGCTGTCCCGGATCATTCGGCGTTCTCGCGCGCCCGCAACGAACGCTTCCGCGAGGGAGATGTTTTCCGTCGTATGTTCGAGCGGGTCGTCGAGGCGTGCATTGCAGCTGGTCTGGTTGGTGGCAAAGCCTTTGCCGTCGATGCGAGCCTGATCCAGGCCGATGCCAACAAGCAGCGCTCGATCGCGGGTGGGGATTGGCGCAGGGATCGCGATCCGGCGAGGTGCAGCCGCGCGGTGAAGGAGTATCTGGCGACCCTCGACGATACGGCGTGGGGTGCAGCCAGTGACGTCGTTCCGAAGTTCATCTCGCCGTCCGATCCCGCGGCGCAGTGGACCGGAGCTCACAAGGGACCGGCATTCTTCGCGTACTCCGACAATTATCTGATCGATGTGAAGTTCGGCGTCATCGTTGATGTCGAGGCCTCCCGCTCCATTCGCCAGGCCGAGGTCGGAGCGGCGAGGACCATGATTGAGCGAACGGAGGAGCGCTTTGGTCTCAAGCCAGAGCGGCTTGTCGGGGATACCGCTTACGGGGCGGCTCCGATGCTGAACTGGTTGGTCGAGGAGAAGGGCATCGCGCCACATATCCCCGTGTTCGACAAGTCGAAACGGGATGATGGCACCTTCTCGCGCAGCGACTTTCAATATGATCCGACACGCGACGTCTACCACTGCCCCGCAGGCAAGACCCTGACGACAACTGGGACACTTGTGAATGATGGAACCACGCTGCTCTATCTGGCGAGAAAGCACGATTGCGACGGCTGCGAACTCAAAGCGCGATGCTGTCCTAAGAACCCGTTTCGCAAGATTCCACGTGACCGGCACGAAGCCGCACGCGACGTTGCCCGGGCCCTGGCTGGCACCGATGGATTTGACCGGTCGCGACGAGAACGCAAGAAGATCGAGATGCGGTTCGCGCACTTGAAGCGCATCCTGAGGCTCGGTCGGCTTCGTCTGCGCGGCCCGCAAGGCGCCCAAGATGAGTTTGTTCTTGCCGCCATCGCTCAGAACTTGAGGCGGCTCGCAGCGCTGGTGGCCCGACCGCCACCCGCTCAGGCTCTGTGCATCGCGTAG
- a CDS encoding helix-turn-helix domain-containing protein: MKTVFSTNHVHARDKFDFWHSVACKNLVDHNSLPECRLTFDAQIETGYLGNVELVLFHNSPMQVSHTGRHIAHAKSDHVFVCRQVAGVIFLEQDTRKAALEAGDMALLDPLLPYEGNFSADSETLVLKVPRRELEARVGKTRDMVVRLIKPVRVEDRLMSSLSAMLPSLAGKMDTISEEMVGNHALDLIAVSLAKTMEADRPRVSSAKALVLSNVRSVIEVRLRDPTLDAQAVADAVGVSVRYANAVLADHDTSIMRLIQARRLARCRYALEDPNQAHRTVSEVAYGWGFSDMTHFGRRFKKAYGILPSEYQIIARRAARRTRGIDRQ, from the coding sequence ATGAAAACTGTGTTTTCGACAAATCATGTGCATGCTCGCGACAAATTTGATTTCTGGCATAGCGTCGCCTGCAAGAATCTCGTCGATCACAACTCTCTGCCGGAATGCCGGCTAACTTTTGACGCCCAAATCGAGACGGGATATCTGGGCAATGTGGAGCTTGTCCTTTTCCACAATTCTCCGATGCAGGTATCACATACCGGGCGCCATATCGCCCATGCCAAATCAGACCACGTGTTCGTGTGCCGACAGGTCGCGGGCGTGATTTTCCTTGAGCAAGACACTCGGAAGGCCGCGCTAGAAGCCGGCGATATGGCGCTGTTGGATCCTCTGCTACCTTACGAGGGAAACTTCTCGGCGGATTCGGAAACTTTAGTCCTCAAGGTTCCGCGGCGCGAGCTGGAGGCACGTGTCGGGAAGACCCGCGACATGGTCGTGCGGTTGATAAAGCCGGTCAGAGTGGAGGACCGTCTGATGTCCTCGTTGTCGGCAATGTTGCCGTCGCTTGCCGGAAAGATGGATACTATAAGCGAGGAGATGGTCGGAAATCATGCGCTCGACTTAATCGCTGTATCGCTCGCCAAAACTATGGAGGCTGACCGCCCCCGAGTTTCCTCTGCCAAAGCGCTCGTGCTGTCAAATGTTCGTTCGGTTATCGAAGTGAGACTGAGGGATCCGACTCTCGACGCGCAGGCGGTCGCTGACGCCGTTGGAGTCAGCGTGCGATATGCCAACGCCGTTCTTGCAGATCACGATACGTCCATCATGCGCCTCATTCAGGCGCGGCGGCTTGCACGCTGCCGATACGCCCTTGAAGATCCGAATCAAGCTCATCGAACCGTCAGCGAAGTCGCATACGGTTGGGGGTTCTCCGACATGACCCATTTTGGAAGACGGTTTAAGAAGGCTTACGGAATTCTGCCCAGCGAATACCAAATTATCGCAAGGCGGGCGGCACGCAGAACCCGCGGGATCGATCGCCAGTGA